From Frateuria aurantia DSM 6220, one genomic window encodes:
- a CDS encoding ACP phosphodiesterase gives MNFLAHAVLAGPDPWLRLGGFLGDFVHGSPAPAWPLGLQRGVRLHRAIDGFTDRHPSVVEARNSFVAPYRRFAGIGLDIWFDHCLALDFSRWTGQSLAEYSLELEALLCSHDAWLTPELRRFRAYMQAHHLPAGYADPVELQAALSGISRRLRFANPLAEMLPQLQIRSQALQPVFETLFGDLQDFAREWLQADTSGAVATPGQMRISR, from the coding sequence GTGAATTTTCTGGCGCACGCCGTGCTGGCCGGGCCAGACCCCTGGTTGCGGCTGGGCGGCTTTCTGGGCGATTTCGTGCACGGGTCCCCAGCGCCGGCATGGCCGCTCGGGCTGCAACGGGGTGTGCGTCTGCATCGTGCCATCGATGGCTTTACTGATCGTCATCCGTCTGTGGTCGAGGCGCGTAACAGTTTTGTCGCGCCGTATCGTCGCTTCGCCGGGATCGGACTGGATATCTGGTTTGACCACTGTCTGGCTCTGGATTTTTCGCGCTGGACCGGACAATCGCTGGCGGAATACTCGCTGGAGCTTGAGGCGCTGCTGTGCAGCCACGATGCTTGGCTGACGCCAGAGCTGCGCCGGTTTCGGGCCTATATGCAGGCGCATCATCTGCCGGCGGGCTATGCGGATCCGGTGGAGCTGCAGGCGGCCTTGAGCGGCATTTCGCGGCGTCTGCGTTTCGCCAACCCGTTGGCGGAAATGTTGCCGCAGTTGCAGATACGCTCGCAGGCCTTGCAGCCAGTGTTCGAGACCTTGTTCGGCGATCTGCAGGACTTTGCCCGGGAATGGCTTCAGGCTGATACATCTGGAGCCGTTGCGACTCCAGGGCAGATGCGGATTTCACGCTGA
- a CDS encoding efflux RND transporter periplasmic adaptor subunit, with protein MSRVLKIAVILVIVVVLVLVGLHFLRPGGDRAGGMHHGHGPASAASATGKSAGDAGASDPVPVTVESVKAQDVPIYLVNQGTVTALNSVTIQPQISGRLFSLHFAEGQAVKKGDLLAVIDPRPYQATLDQDLAKTLQDQASLDTAISTYERNKKLLSKGYVSALNMDTYTNNVAQLKATVASDKAAVQYARVQLSYTQLRSPIDGIAGIRQVDIGNQLTTSSDIVVLTQITPIYVIFTLPESTLDDVRGAAHEGRLEVNVMNRDNTGVRANDGYLEVVDNQVATGTSTYKLRAVFPNTHGELWPGEYANVRLKVRTVHDGLVIPSQAVQRGPDGDYVYLVQADKTVKMQSVTVGSEVGDSHVLINKGLALNDVVVTEGQFRLKPGSKVNAMQPGQVPAAPTAAELKKAGAAMHRGSHGGPH; from the coding sequence ATGTCGCGTGTTTTGAAAATTGCGGTGATCCTCGTCATCGTTGTCGTTCTGGTTCTGGTCGGACTGCATTTCCTGCGGCCGGGCGGAGACCGGGCGGGTGGGATGCACCATGGCCACGGGCCGGCCAGCGCGGCATCCGCTACCGGCAAATCGGCAGGGGATGCGGGCGCCTCCGATCCTGTGCCGGTCACGGTGGAGTCGGTCAAGGCTCAGGACGTGCCGATCTATCTGGTCAACCAGGGCACGGTGACCGCGCTCAACTCGGTAACCATCCAGCCACAGATTTCCGGTCGACTGTTCAGTCTGCATTTTGCAGAAGGGCAGGCGGTCAAGAAGGGCGACCTGCTGGCCGTGATCGATCCGCGTCCCTATCAGGCAACGCTGGACCAGGACCTCGCCAAGACCTTGCAGGACCAGGCATCGCTGGATACGGCGATCAGCACCTATGAGCGCAACAAGAAGCTGCTCTCCAAGGGCTATGTCTCGGCCTTGAACATGGATACCTATACCAACAACGTGGCCCAGCTCAAGGCGACAGTGGCATCCGACAAGGCGGCGGTACAGTACGCCCGGGTGCAGCTGAGCTACACCCAGCTGCGCTCGCCCATCGATGGTATCGCCGGCATCCGCCAGGTCGATATCGGCAACCAGCTGACGACTTCCAGCGATATCGTGGTATTGACCCAGATCACGCCGATCTATGTGATCTTCACCTTGCCGGAGTCGACCCTGGACGATGTGCGGGGTGCCGCGCATGAAGGCCGGCTCGAGGTCAACGTCATGAACCGGGACAATACCGGTGTCCGTGCCAATGACGGCTATCTCGAGGTAGTGGACAACCAGGTTGCGACCGGGACCTCCACCTACAAGCTGCGTGCGGTATTCCCCAATACCCATGGCGAGCTGTGGCCGGGCGAATATGCCAATGTGCGATTGAAGGTGCGCACTGTCCATGACGGGCTGGTGATTCCCTCGCAGGCCGTGCAGCGCGGACCGGATGGCGACTATGTCTATCTGGTCCAGGCCGACAAGACAGTGAAGATGCAGTCGGTCACGGTGGGCAGCGAAGTCGGTGACAGCCATGTGCTGATCAACAAGGGCCTGGCCCTGAATGATGTGGTGGTGACCGAAGGTCAGTTCCGTCTGAAGCCGGGCAGCAAGGTCAATGCGATGCAGCCGGGTCAGGTGCCGGCGGCCCCGACCGCGGCCGAGCTGAAGAAGGCGGGTGCCGCGATGCATCGTGGCAGCCATGGTGGTCCGCACTAA
- a CDS encoding efflux RND transporter permease subunit — MGFSSIFIRRPIATSLLMVALLLLGVLGYRQLPVAALPDIEAPSMVVVTQYPGASASTMASLITTPLERNLGQISGLQMMTSDSSAGLSTIVLQFAMDRNLDVAAQDVQSAIDQSKSTLPATLPYQPYYNRVNPADAPIISLMMTSKTLPLREVNNYADSILAQKLAQVPGVGLVSIAGNVRPAVRIQINPAQLANMGLTMESVRSALTEANVNAPKGTLNGATQSYSIGTNDQLENADAYRNIIISYSNGAPVRLKDVAQVVDGVENDQLAAWANDQPAVLLDIRRQPGANIVKTVQQIHQLLPQLQAVLPAGVKLQVFSDRTVTIRASVTDVQYTLLLTIVLVVAVIFVFLRRLWATVIPSIAVPLSLMGTFGVMAFANMSLDNLSLMALTVATGFVVDDAIVMIENIVRYIEQGRSGPEAAEHGAREIGFTVLSLTISLVAVFLPLLLMPGVTGRLFHEFAWVLTIAVTLSMLISLTLTPMMCAYLLRPDALPEGDDAHERHQAEGRRTFWSRLVLGYERSLDWVLARQRLTLLVAMVTVAVTVLLYVEIPKSLLPEQDTGMITGVVQADQNIAFPQMEQRTEAVAKAVRQVADVAGVAAFVGVGSINPTLNQGQLSIVLKDRDKRGNIQQVLRRLQQAAAGIPGVALYLKPVQDVTLDTQVSATEYQYVLSDLDTTELGTYAKRMTQLMQARPELADVDNNLADRGNALDLHINRDLASRLGVPVQTIDDTLYDSFGQRQISTIFTQLNQYRVVLEVAPQFRDSVSLLNRLAVASNGSGALTGTNATSYGQVSSSNSSTTTGLGTANTGIVVGAGSSITLASLATVTPTTAPLVISHQQQLPAVTLSFNLAPGYSLSDAVKALDQVQAELKLPPQVRGQFIGNAAEFSSSLTNEVLLLLASLVVIYIVLGVLYESYIHPLTIISTLPPAGVGALLGLMLCGMSLSVDGIVGIVLLIGIVKKNAIMMIDFALEAQRTGMDAHAAIRRACLLRFRPIMMTTAAAMLGAIPLALGNGIGSELRKPLGVAIVGGLLLSQLITLYTTPVIYLYMERLSVRLRGWRERRAIAMGTSQPRV; from the coding sequence ATGGGATTTTCGTCGATATTCATCCGCCGGCCGATCGCCACCTCCCTGTTGATGGTGGCCCTGCTGCTGCTCGGCGTGCTGGGCTACCGCCAGCTGCCGGTGGCCGCGCTGCCGGATATCGAAGCGCCCAGCATGGTGGTGGTGACCCAGTATCCGGGGGCCAGTGCATCCACCATGGCGTCCCTGATCACCACGCCGCTGGAACGCAACCTGGGGCAGATCTCCGGTCTGCAGATGATGACCTCGGACTCTTCGGCCGGGCTGTCCACCATCGTGCTGCAGTTTGCGATGGACCGAAATCTGGACGTGGCAGCGCAGGACGTGCAGTCGGCCATCGACCAGTCCAAGAGCACCTTGCCGGCCACGCTGCCTTACCAGCCCTATTACAACCGGGTCAATCCGGCCGATGCGCCCATCATCAGCCTGATGATGACTTCGAAGACCTTGCCGCTGCGCGAGGTCAACAATTACGCCGATTCGATTCTGGCCCAGAAGCTGGCCCAGGTGCCGGGTGTGGGTCTGGTCTCGATTGCCGGCAATGTGCGGCCGGCGGTGCGGATCCAGATCAACCCGGCCCAGCTGGCGAACATGGGCCTGACCATGGAAAGCGTCCGCAGCGCGCTGACCGAGGCCAATGTGAACGCGCCCAAGGGTACCCTCAACGGCGCCACCCAGAGTTACAGCATCGGCACCAACGATCAGCTGGAAAATGCCGATGCCTATCGCAACATCATCATCAGCTACAGCAACGGTGCGCCGGTCAGGCTGAAGGATGTGGCCCAGGTGGTCGACGGGGTCGAGAACGACCAGCTGGCCGCGTGGGCCAATGACCAGCCGGCGGTCTTGCTGGACATCCGGCGCCAGCCGGGTGCCAACATCGTCAAGACAGTGCAGCAGATCCACCAGCTGTTGCCGCAGCTGCAGGCCGTGCTGCCGGCGGGTGTGAAGTTGCAGGTGTTTTCCGACCGCACCGTGACCATCCGTGCCTCGGTCACCGACGTGCAGTACACCTTGCTGCTGACCATCGTCCTGGTGGTGGCGGTGATCTTCGTGTTCCTGCGCCGGCTTTGGGCGACCGTCATCCCCTCGATCGCGGTGCCGTTGTCGCTGATGGGCACCTTCGGGGTGATGGCCTTCGCCAACATGTCGTTGGACAATCTGTCGTTGATGGCCTTGACCGTCGCGACCGGCTTCGTGGTCGACGATGCCATCGTGATGATCGAAAACATCGTCCGCTATATCGAGCAGGGTCGCAGCGGTCCGGAGGCGGCCGAGCATGGCGCGCGGGAAATCGGCTTCACCGTGCTGTCGCTGACCATTTCGCTGGTTGCGGTGTTCCTGCCCCTGCTGCTTATGCCGGGCGTCACCGGCCGGTTGTTCCACGAATTCGCCTGGGTGCTGACCATCGCGGTGACGCTGTCGATGCTGATCTCGCTGACCCTGACCCCGATGATGTGCGCCTATCTGCTGCGGCCCGATGCGCTGCCGGAAGGGGATGACGCACATGAACGGCATCAGGCCGAAGGTCGGCGCACGTTTTGGTCGCGGCTGGTACTTGGCTACGAGCGTTCGCTGGATTGGGTGCTTGCCCGCCAGCGGCTGACCTTGCTGGTTGCGATGGTCACGGTGGCGGTGACCGTGCTGCTGTATGTCGAGATACCCAAGAGTCTGCTCCCGGAACAGGATACCGGCATGATCACAGGCGTGGTCCAGGCCGATCAGAACATCGCCTTTCCGCAGATGGAACAACGCACCGAGGCCGTGGCCAAGGCGGTACGCCAGGTTGCCGATGTGGCGGGTGTCGCGGCTTTTGTCGGCGTCGGCTCGATCAATCCCACCCTCAACCAGGGCCAGCTCAGTATCGTGCTGAAAGACCGGGACAAGCGCGGCAACATCCAGCAGGTTCTGCGCCGGCTGCAGCAGGCCGCCGCTGGCATTCCCGGTGTCGCGCTGTATCTGAAGCCGGTGCAGGACGTGACCCTGGATACCCAGGTGTCGGCTACTGAATACCAGTATGTGCTGTCGGATCTGGATACCACCGAGCTGGGCACCTATGCCAAGCGGATGACCCAGCTGATGCAGGCCCGACCCGAGCTGGCTGATGTCGACAACAATCTTGCCGACCGCGGCAATGCTCTGGATCTGCATATCAACCGTGATCTGGCCAGCCGGCTGGGCGTCCCGGTGCAGACCATCGACGACACCTTGTACGACTCCTTCGGCCAGCGCCAGATCTCGACGATTTTCACCCAGCTCAACCAGTACCGGGTCGTGCTGGAAGTGGCACCTCAGTTCCGCGACAGTGTCTCCCTGCTCAATCGGCTGGCGGTTGCCAGCAATGGCAGTGGCGCCCTGACCGGCACCAATGCCACCAGCTATGGCCAGGTCTCGTCCAGCAACTCGTCCACCACCACCGGTCTGGGCACCGCCAATACCGGTATCGTGGTCGGTGCCGGCTCATCGATCACCCTGGCTTCGCTGGCCACCGTCACGCCGACTACCGCGCCGCTGGTGATCAGCCATCAGCAGCAGCTGCCAGCGGTGACCTTGTCGTTCAATCTGGCGCCCGGCTATTCGCTGTCCGATGCCGTCAAGGCGCTGGATCAGGTCCAGGCCGAACTGAAGCTGCCGCCCCAGGTCCGTGGCCAGTTCATCGGCAATGCCGCCGAGTTCTCCAGCAGTCTGACCAATGAGGTACTGCTGTTGCTGGCTTCGCTGGTGGTGATCTATATCGTGCTGGGCGTGTTGTATGAAAGCTACATCCACCCGCTGACGATCATTTCGACCCTGCCGCCGGCCGGTGTCGGTGCCTTGCTGGGCCTGATGCTGTGCGGCATGAGCCTGTCGGTGGATGGCATCGTGGGCATCGTGCTGTTGATCGGCATCGTCAAGAAGAACGCCATCATGATGATCGACTTCGCGCTGGAGGCCCAGCGTACCGGCATGGATGCCCACGCCGCGATCCGGCGGGCCTGCCTGCTGCGCTTCCGTCCCATCATGATGACCACGGCCGCGGCGATGCTGGGCGCGATCCCGCTGGCGCTGGGCAATGGCATCGGCTCGGAGCTGCGCAAGCCGCTGGGCGTGGCCATTGTTGGTGGTCTGCTGCTGTCGCAGTTGATCACCCTTTACACCACGCCAGTGATTTACCTGTACATGGAACGCTTGTCCGTGCGTCTGCGCGGCTGGCGGGAACGCCGCGCTATCGCCATGGGTACGTCGCAGCCGCGTGTCTGA